The Mercurialis annua linkage group LG7, ddMerAnnu1.2, whole genome shotgun sequence genome includes the window attcagAACATAAACACGCTAAATTCAGAACATAAACAGGTTTGCAGACCCGTCTTCTTCATTCTAATTTTTGTCAAAACCTAAATACCCGCCGCCGACTGCTTTTCTCCACCGATGCAAATCATCATTCCCCGCCGATTATCCCCGCAAATAATCATTCCCCTCATTTGGTTAgttcatatttaattattagggttttctttttagttttatgatttaattttctattttttcattttttatagttttgcccccccccccccccccccccccccgccgCCGCCGCTACCTCCGCCGTCGTCCAGTGCCCCTATTGATTGAAATTGAGGTTAGTTTATGttattagttaaattaatttaattttaatttactttattaatttaattagttagattgaattagttaaattagattattttagggttagggttaaattattaggaatttaaaattaattttctgtttgttatttagttttaaattaggttaataaattttaatttgataaattagttttttatttagtGAAATTATAGgtataaatttgtttaattgagtataattagttaatttaatgattttaaattattaattcaattttgttaaatattagaatattttagattatttcgttaattaaatattagggttaattagatatattagaataaaatgtatatatagattaattcaattttgttattttatattagtttGTTATTAAATTGTTAGATTTGTAATTACTGCTTTAattgtttgaattttgttttattgttagtttaaaacgttaaatgattgtttaatttaattcttaggtttatttttaggttattagtttaaaataaaaattgtataaattaaaaattgttatattgataattaGGTTATTAGTTTAActgaattatattattaaattgaatttcaGTAGTATGTTGGTTTGTGTATTGTATTACGGTGGTTTGTGAATTGTTATTTGCTTGCACGACTTCCCTGAAAAACGGGTGATGCTGATTTTTAAGCGAAGTGCTGcccattttttttagaaaatgaatgtttttattaattatatataataacaaaatagtGAAACTGATTGCGTGATAGGTTTTCTAGCTTTTGTTGGTTGCATCGGTTTGATATTCCACATCGATTATTTTTATCTGTTGCGGTTATGCTCTGCAAAAAGTAAGTACcgatattatttcaatttttgttttcatttaaaattatttaatttattagctATTGCAACCTAAATTGACcgcgattttattcccaccgaataaaatcgcaAACCTAGCCTTAGAGTTCCCGTCCCGCGTGTTTAAGAGATTGAACGTCACGAGATTGTACAGTTCATACAGTTTGCAAAACTGGTCCTCCTAtaactcgatcacgaaaacaatatatgtctagtagcggtagaaaaatattcggttgttttccagcgtttgttctccgggtggatgtgtagtatatgttttgtaacgcttattcctcgcggtatatataattagcgttacagcGCATATAATAAATATCACAgtgaaggagaacgacgccggaaggctgccgaatatttttctctgttactaggcatatatcgtgCGGCCGAAGAACCTGTATGGCCTGGTAATAGCAAACACTCTCCCTTGTCAGCAGCTGCTAAAATGTTGGACATTAAATGTCGACATAGTGGGTCAGTAGCTTTAGTAGATGATGTGACCGAATTTATACAAGAGGTGCTCCCAgaggacaacaagatgccaaaGAACTTTGCTGAAATAAAGAAGATGGTTAGAGGTCTTGGGTTGCCGGTTGAAGTTATCGATTGCTGTTTCCGAAACTGCATGATTTACTGGGGGTCAGACGCGGAGTTAACGAGATGCAAAATTTGCGATCACGAACGTTGGAAACCGCCCCCTAAAGGAAATTCTGTGAAAAGACGAGTTAGCGTCCCTtataggaaaatgttttattttcctataactccgAGACTGCAGAGGTTGTATGCTTCTAAAGCCACCGCcaagcatatgacgtggcacgcagaACACGAAATGGTTGATGGAAAGATGTGTCACACGTTAGACTCCCCGGCATGGAAACATTTCAGTGAATTGCATACAGAGTTTGCGGAAGAAGTTCAAAATATCAGACTAGGCTTGTgtactgatgggtttcaaccatttggggCTTTCGGTCATAATTATTCATCATGGCGAGTAATTTTGACACTTTACAATCTCCCCCCAGGGATGTGTATGaaagatgagttcatgtttttaactgtttttgTCCCTGGGCTTGGAAATCCTAAACACCAAATGGATATTTTCCTGCAGCCGTTGATAGCTGAGCTGAACCAACTATGGGAATTTGGAGTCCAGACATTCGACGTTCAAAGGCGACAGAATTTCCAAATGAAAGCGGCACTTttgtggacaattaatgatttCCCCGCCTATTCGATGTTGTCTGGCTGGAGCACATCTGGGAGACTGGCTTGCCCACGCTGCATGAAAAATACGGATGCTTTTACACTTAAGCGGAGTAGAAAACAgtcgtggtttgattgccagAGAAAGTTCTTGCCTCATGGTCACCTGTACCGTCGTAATACAACTCATTTCCGTAAAGGAATAACCGTAAACAAAGTATTCGGAGAGCCGAAAACCGGAGAAGAATTGGTAGCAGAGGTGGACAGTCTGGGGTTTATGAATGCATATGAAATTGGGGCTGAGACAAATAATGCTGCGAAGTCGACAGATTatggttggaataaaaaaagtatcttCTGGGATTTGCCGTATTTGAAAACGAATCTCATTCatcacaatctcgatgtcatgcatattgagaaaaatgtattCGAGAACATTTTCAATACTGTACAAAATATTcccgggaaaacaaaagaccatgcaaaatctagagaagagttgaatgacatatgtgatcggcctgagttagcaaaagatccggttactgggagatttcctaaggcgatgtatgctttggacagaGACGGAAAAAAGGCTTTACTCGAGtggattaagttaataaaatttccagatGGCTACGCGTCCAACTTGTCCAAATGTGTCGATACAATCGGtctgaaaatgcatggaatgaaaagtcacgaCTGCCACATTTTTATGCAAAGACTTCTGCCAATCGCTCTCTGTGAGCTATTACCGAAGGAAGTGTGGGAGCTTTTAACAGAGCTGAGTATCTTCTTTCGTGAGTTAACCTCCACGTCTCTAGCAGAGAAAGATCTAGATCGTATGAGGCTGGAAATCCCAAAGATATTGTGTAAGCTGGAACGTATTTTTCCGCCCAGCCATTTTGACTCCATGGAACATCTATCTGTACATCTACCGTACGAAGCTATGATGCCAGAGCCGGTTCGGTATCGCTGGATGTAcccatttgaaaggtaatatTACTGAAGTTTCTCAATTCTGTGTATCAGTATATTAACATGTAATGTTTACTAACTGTGGCATGTGGAATCAGATATTtgagaaaactgaaaaaaaaaaagtcagcAATAAATGGAGGGTGGAAGAAAGCATCAGTAGCGGATACTTGAATGAAAAAACCGCAAAATTTGCAGCTTATTACTTTTCAGAAGGTGACCCAATGATACCTGAGCGGctgcaaagaaatgaagtttgtGACATTGAAGTCGACGACGATGTTGATAGACTATCTATTTTCAAGCCGCACGGGCAATCAGTGGGTGCTTGCCGCAAGAGATATCTTGAAGATGATGAGATTGTTGCTGCCCGGACATATGTTCTGTTGAATtgttcagaaattgaaaattacataGAGTAAGCTTTAATGCAGCTGTCAATGTAATTAACAATAATGATTCAGcttctaattattgttttcttcttaACTAAAGGGTTTTCGAAGGTGAGTTGCGGAGAGGAAACCCCGATATCAGCACCTCTCAAATTGAAGAGAAGTTTGAGAGTGACTTTACCTATTGGTTTtaacaatatgtaagtattctataaaatatatttcgaTTCTTTCAATAAAAAAGTTCCGATTTATAATACAATTTTACACTACAGGTTCAAGATCCACATGTCTGTACCAATCCCTTCATTCTTAGTCTCGCTAAAGGACCTCTTAGATTAGTCAGAACATTTAAGCGGTACCGTGTAAATGGATTCAAGTTTCAGACTCAAGCATATGGGGAGGAACAACTTACGATGAATAGTGGAGTCTGCGTGAAGGGAACTCAATATGTCGATagcgaaaatgacttttatggatTTGTGACAaacataattgagttagagtatccgGCGCTTCCAATGAAAATGACTGTCTTATTCAAATGCGAGTGATTTGACCCAGCGCAAAATTCTGGCACaattagtaacaaaaaatacaacatggtgGATATTAATAACAGAAAGAGATACAATAAGTATGAACCGTTCATCTTAGCCGAACAGGCCGACTAAGTTCATTACCTGCCATATCCGAGTAAAAGAAGGGATAAattaaattggtgggcagtttgcaggATAAAGGCGCGATCAAAACTTGACATGCCCGAGGGGATTATCCTGGCCTTTCAAGATGAtatagaagaaaatcctctcgTTGTTGCAACGGACAACAATCCGACATATTTGGCTGATCAAACTGGAGAAGCTGAATATGATGCGTTGTTAGTGCCTCCTGAACAAGAAACAGAAGATGACTTCATGtcatcctcatcagacgaagatgaaaGCGAAGAACTTTAATAGTTTAGTAAATtttatgtattatattttttgcaaCCATAATCAATTGTTAAAGATGATGTATTAACGCTGATcgaaattatgttttttaattatattattcaagtgtatacttgttgaatttgaatttatatttcttagttttatgtttcacgaaggaatgtatatttttattaatataatgtgTTGGTTGTTTATGgaacatttaaaattgatgtATGTGCAGGTATGAGGGGTCGAGGTCAAGGATAAGGCACAGGCCGAGGATCAGCCTCAGGCCGAGGACGGGGATCAGACCCTGTTCCTGGCGATGACGACGTTGCTGAGGAGCAGCAGCAGTTGGAGGCTGGAGCACCTGTTCAGCCTCGACAGCAGCGTGAGCCTGGCGAGCCCCCGGCTGTTCTGGACGACCATGGTAGGGCGAGGGTTCACCCGGACCCTAGCAggtatgtttataatttaattatccaCATGTGTAttgtaatatgtatatatactaaACTATGCTTAAAAAATCACAGGACGATGTTGATCGACTCTAGGCCTGTTTCACGGGCTATGCGAGAGATTTTTAGGAAGTGCTGGTTCGATAATAGAACAGCATGGCACTTTTTAACAGCGAAGCAGAGAGAGTTCTACTTCCAGAAGTTCCAGGTAATTAAATttacagtttcgtaacgtttaaattatgtttttttgaaaaaaataacttaTGCAACATGTTTGTACTGTTAGCAGAAAGAATTCTGGTGGGATAGGGCAGCGTACAGCGAGAAGGTCATCAGACAGGTCTTCATGACCCATGCAGCCAACCGCTACAAAGATAACATCCACAGAATGAGGAGGACGCAACAGAAGCATATTTCTATGACCCAGGATATCTGGGATGCTTGGAACGCGTTCTGGAACTCAGAGAAAGAGAGGAGAAGGTCAGAAACCGCCCGAGCaaatcggatgagcgagccaGCGGGCGCCGGTTTTGGACCTGTCCGCCATACTGGTGGATCTCGCTCTGCTCTCAAGCATATGGATGTGatggtttgttttaaaattcagtaattaaaataattaaataacgtATTTGCTCTATTTTGATactaattgaattgtattttttctGTTAGGAAAGGGAGCTTGGCCGGAAACCGAGTGCGACGGAGTTGTACACTCGCCTTCACTCCACGAAGGCTTACAAGAAGCCGGTCGACAAACGGGCTCAGGATGTGGCTGTAAGTTCTTATTAAACTTATAATTCTCtaagttgaatttaataattcgGAAATGATATATTAGATTGAAAATGCTTGTTGGTTAGGTGTTAAATATGTTAGGGTAGattgtttatttgaatttaacaAGTTAGAAATGCTACATTATATTGAACATGTTTATTGGTTGGATTATATActgtaatttgcttgcaggacttccctgaaaaatgggtgatgctcatattatagaggaaatgctgtcGAAATTTTGTTAGAAATTAGgtttactttttaatatgttatgcatttttggttgttataaaactaaactgatatgttttttattgttttgtaggACGCCATCACTAAGAGGCTTGCTGCTGCGACACAGCCTCAGACCGGAGAGGGTAGCTCCTCGAGCCCAGCTGCAGTGGACGAGACCCAGGTGTTTCTAGACATCAACGACATCAACAAGAAGAAACGTGTGTACGGCTTGGGTTCTGCGAGCAGCAGGTACGCCGGGCCAAGCAGCAGGGTGCAGCGAGGCAGCTCTTCTAGGACGTCGCAGCAGGCAGacgaggaggtcgagcgccgtGTGCAGGCCGGCATTCAGGAGGGTCTGCGACTGGCTCAGGAGCAGCAGACAACGACCATGGCCCAGCTGATACGCGAGGAGATTGCTAGGATGATTCCTAACCTTCCGGCAGAGTATCGGCCACAGCCCCCACCTACCCCAccagacgatgacgacactACAGCTTTGTAGTGTCGTGTTAGCTTATCTTATTACAAacataatatgttttttttcttttttaaacgtttatgtatactttgatatttatatatatatatatatatatatatatatatatatatatatatatatatatatatatatatacatatatatatatatacatatttatttatcagtttcaattgattgtgatttataaatgaattgttaTTACTGTGTTTAACAGATTTGAAATGGCAgggaaaaacagaaaaattagCAAAAAACGGTAAAAATATGCCGGAAAATGACcccaatttgcgacggaataggttgttttgcgacggaataaTCCGTCGCAGAACAATTCCATTTGGAGTCAAAAGGTGAGAGTTTTGTGACGGCAGACGTCCGTGgcaaatttgcgacggaattgtccGTCGCCAACCCCTTACAATTTGTCtccaaatgaatttttttacgACGAATTATTCCGTTGCAAAACAACCTATTCCGTCGCTGATTAGTCTCCCATTCAGTCTCGTTCGGAAACAAATTGGCGATGGAATGATAAAATTTTACGACAAAAtattccgtcgccaatttggCGTCGGATTTATTATTGGTCGCTAACACAGTTTGCGACCAATTGTGTTGCGACGGATTTCCGTCGCAAActgtgtttagcgacggaatgtaGGGCTTTAGCGACGAAATATTCTGTCGCTAAAtccctgttttctagtagtgtagtTCGCGTAGCTTGGCATTTTCGTCAAAATCAAGCGTTGGACCTCGGGGATGGGGTGACTTCAGTCCCTTCCTCCTTCgctgccccccccccccccccgggGCTGCTCATGGACAGCCCTCATGGCTCACCAACAAGTATCAATAAACCTATCAAAACCGATCAATTACAACACATAACTCCATTTTAAGTCtcaaatcatcatcatcatcaccattattaatcaaaataccAAATGAAGCTGAAACCCTTATTGCACACATCACAATTCTCACATATCACCAATTCAATCATCAAACTTAACTTAAACCAACTAATTAACCATTAGAAACACCATTTCTATGATTGaattcatcatcatcattaattttaataaaactcgAACTCACAACACCAAAACCTTACTGTGGTAGATGTGTAGAGCTCGTTTTCCTCGTTCCGTCGCCGCAAGAATCGTCCAATTCCGTTGAGAAACGAAAAAGATATGGCCATTTAAAGTTTTGGAATGTTTGAATTTGGGGATGATGAAGAGCATACGGGAATTTCTCACTTCAGCTGAGAATTGTGTTTGAGCTGAGTTTTATTATTAAGGCAAAAAGCCtcctttagtccttaaagaaaTCTACTCAAACCACTTCGATTTCTAACTTAAAACTTGTCCGATTTCATCGATTAAATACTCGATTTTTACACCtcgataaattttatattatttactgtccaaataaataatatcactctattttcaatattttatgtttgcaattttaaccaaaaacgctcaaattccaattttgacctaacttgcactttttctcatttttttgtccaattttcaatttaataactatcggtaataattatatcaatatcATTCTAATATATACTAATTCCCGTTCataatctatttaatttctattttccggGAATTAAAAGCATATTCTCAAATTTTGGGCTAAAGTGTACTTCTCgcaagtttattttatttatctttttaacccGATTTCATTTCCTTTatggaatattattattgaaattttctcattAAAATTCAATGTCGACCTACTCGGGTCCtcctttatttaattattccgcttaattccttatttttctcattttaaataattaaaatgagacACGCcgcttatttttaaaatatccaaatatcggggtattacattcttccctaCTTATAGAAATTCGTCCCCGAATTTCCTTGACTCTTAATTCCTTTTATCTTGTACCAGTTTTGCTATTTCTTTATAGTCGTGATACTTTATTCACATCTTTGGTATTGTCGATACCAATTTTTCACTTAACTTTTTGCTCATCTTATACCAACTTTCACCCTCTTTTATACTCTTTTTAGGTATTAATCAAACCTGTATTTGATTAATTCTAACAATCCAAATGGTTGACTTGACTTTCTAAGTCAACTTGGATCCGTAAAAAATTGCTCTTCGAGCCTACTTCGGCTACCCGGATAGCTTATCCCAAAGTGTACGTTTCCCAAATAAATTTGGTATCATCATAGTCGGCAATGCGgtctacaacttccgtttagacTTCGAGTTGCGATTCTTGCTCGAAGGTATCAAAAATCAATCTCAAAGTTGCCTCCTTAAGTTGATTATGAAAGACTACAAAACTGCCGCCATGGTTCTTATTGAAGCCATTGAACAAAGTATTTAAACCAGTCTTTTCgaattattatttcatattcttaTATTTCGATATCCAATCTACAACTTTTATGAAGAGTCGAACTTCATCCGACATCTTTTCGGTTTCCGAAATTTTCCTTGAAGTTGGCTACTAGCCATACTTGCATTTCTTGCTTAATTTCGTGTTTTTCGCTCATCTTTGAGCTTGAAAAACAACTAATCCAATTGAGTAATGCTATGATTAAGTCACCTACATTTAATCAATGTATTATCAATTACTTATATACATTGGTTCCGACTAAAAATAATCGGGTCTTGGGGTTCAATCTTTGCCCGAAACATAGCCTCGTGGCTAACTTGGAACTGCATTACGTCATTGCCAATTCCAATTTATCTTGCTTTGAAGGTTCTCTTAATTTCCTCTACCTTCCTCTCGTATCATATAACGCTCGAGTTCATCGTAGTCTAACGTTATCTTACTTGACGTTTGTTGTATCTATTTCGAACCCGATCATGTTTATACGTATCTTTTCCTACCATGCTTTCGTTGCGATACTCTGATTATCCACTTGCTAAATGTTATCTTTAAACTTAGGTTTATATGATCTTTTACTCTATATCCTTATTGATATCTTATGGTATATAGGAATACGTTTCCTTCTATACCATCACTAGGCGTTGAATCCCATGAAATAAGATTGTTCGCTACGCATTCCTTAATAGGTCCCATGTCTATCCTTTATTGCATACTTCCTATCTCTCGATCCTTTAATTTTGATCGTCTATCCGGGATTGGTAACATCTTTACCATCATCTGATGTATTCCTTTCCTTTTCCTTATCCATCTCATTCTAATGTACATATTGTACATGATACGTCTTGGTTCTTATAAACATAGGACTGATGATTTCTTTATCATCCTCCGTTGAAGTTCTTATCTTCGTCCTATCGTTTTCCCGATCATTTTATACTTTTCCTCTCGATATTTCTAATGTCGACTATCGACATGAGGTATAACTTCTCCCTTCTCGAATCTATCAACGTATTGCATTCTCGCTTGTGCGTTCATTCTTATATCAGACTCTTACTAATAACTGATCTATTAGTAGGGTCCATCTTAGACCTATGTCAAGTCCTTCCGCTTGGCTCTTCTGCCTGCATTTATTCCAAATCCATATTCTTTTGCCTTACGTCTTTATTCTTGATATTAGGTGTCTTTCTATCAGACTACCTTACTATGATATGCTCCTTCCTCGTTTGTTCTTATCGAGTATTAGGCGTTATACATGTACTAGCCATTTGATCGTTCTCATCCTTACATGGTCTTTCCATAGCCCGTATTCATTTCTGGTAtttatctttcttttctttccgCTTTAAATTTTCTATGTTTTCCCCATCTCATAATTAGGTAAGTACCAATCATAGGTATCTTACCGACACCCTTCATGCCTTACATTGATCATCTCGATTTTACCTTATTATTATAAGGGCTTAATGCTTATACTGGGTGTGTTTTATCACATACGTTCATTCTTGTTTAACatgaatcttttatttttattgtcgcagggctttatatctgggtttcttacaaaacaaatatatttcAAACATTTATGACATTGCTAACTGGTTAGTCTTTCAATCATTCATTTTctttcaaatcatttgaaatatcAGTACaatgtagctcagagtgatgacatctctcatcaccaaagaggtGCTCGAGAAAATCACGTTTCCTTCACTATTTGtgaagatatgatgcatgatgtttttgaaaatcatgttttatatgcatttgtTTAACGTGATCATGATATATCATATGCGAGGTCTGAGCACATTTGCATTGTTTAAAATCATGATAGTTTCTCTTTTTGAAAATCACA containing:
- the LOC126656920 gene encoding uncharacterized protein LOC126656920; this encodes MLDIKCRHSGSVALVDDVTEFIQEVLPEDNKMPKNFAEIKKMVRGLGLPVEVIDCCFRNCMIYWGSDAELTRCKICDHERWKPPPKGNSVKRRVSVPYRKMFYFPITPRLQRLYASKATAKHMTWHAEHEMVDGKMCHTLDSPAWKHFSELHTEFAEEVQNIRLGLCTDGFQPFGAFGHNYSSWRVILTLYNLPPGMCMKDEFMFLTVFVPGLGNPKHQMDIFLQPLIAELNQLWEFGVQTFDVQRRQNFQMKAALLWTINDFPAYSMLSGWSTSGRLACPRCMKNTDAFTLKRSRKQSWFDCQRKFLPHGHLYRRNTTHFRKGITVNKVFGEPKTGEELVAEVDSLGFMNAYEIGAETNNAAKSTDYGWNKKSIFWDLPYLKTNLIHHNLDVMHIEKNVFENIFNTAMYALDRDGKKALLEWIKLIKFPDGYASNLSKCVDTIGLKMHGMKSHDCHIFMQRLLPIALCELLPKEVWELLTELSIFFRELTSTSLAEKDLDRMRLEIPKILCKLERIFPPSHFDSMEHLSVHLPYEAMMPEPIFEKTEKKKVSNKWRVEESISSGYLNEKTAKFAAYYFSEGDPMIPERLQRNEVCDIEVDDDVDRLSIFKPHGQSVGACRKRYLEDDEIVAARTYLLIIVFFLTKGFSKVSCGEETPISAPLKLKRSLRVTLPIGFNNILAKGPLRLVRTFKRYRVNGFKFQTQAYGEEQLTMNSGVCVKGTQYVDSENDFYGFVTNIIELEYPALPMKMTVLFKCE
- the LOC126656921 gene encoding uncharacterized protein LOC126656921 → MCRGSASGRGRGSDPVPGDDDVAEEQQQLEAGAPVQPRQQREPGEPPAVLDDHGRARVHPDPSRTMLIDSRPVSRAMREIFRKCWFDNRTAWHFLTAKQREFYFQKFQKEFWWDRAAYSEKVIRQVFMTHAANRYKDNIHRMRRTQQKHISMTQDIWDAWNAFWNSEKERRRSETARANRMSEPAGAGFGPVRHTGGSRSALKHMDVMERELGRKPSATELYTRLHSTKAYKKPVDKRAQDVADAITKRLAAATQPQTGEGSSSSPAAVDETQVFLDINDINKKKRVYGLGSASSRYAGPSSRVQRGSSSRTSQQADEEVERRVQAGIQEGLRLAQEQQTTTMAQLIREEIARMIPNLPAEYRPQPPPTPPDDDDTTAL